In Bryobacteraceae bacterium, the following proteins share a genomic window:
- a CDS encoding FAD-dependent oxidoreductase codes for MTFDAAIVGAGIVGAACADSLARAGLRVVVIERAVPGGGATAAGMGHIVAMDDSEGQFVLTRYSRDLWDARSDELPRDIEFERRGTLWVAADAEEMRTVETKQAWYVSRGVKAEKLDSKQLIAAEPNLRHGLAGALRVPTDSVIYAPCAAKWLLRRAQLIRTEVTRIAAGTVNLRDGGKVNAPAIVIAAGVDTHLLPGLSVRPRKGHLAITDRFPGFVRHQLVELGYLKSAHGHDNESVAFNIQPRSTGQVLIGSSRQYEAGGAEVEPAILARMLRRAVDYMPALARLPVIRAWAGFRAATPDSLPLIGPHPSLRGVWIATGHEGLGITTSLATGELIAASITGQPPPIPIEPYLPARFAHA; via the coding sequence AACGCGCCGTGCCCGGAGGCGGCGCCACCGCGGCCGGCATGGGCCACATCGTCGCCATGGACGATTCCGAAGGCCAGTTCGTGCTCACCCGCTATTCGCGGGACTTGTGGGACGCCCGTTCTGATGAGCTTCCGCGCGATATCGAGTTCGAGCGTCGAGGAACGCTGTGGGTGGCGGCCGACGCCGAAGAGATGCGTACCGTCGAAACAAAACAAGCCTGGTACGTTTCGCGCGGCGTGAAGGCCGAAAAGCTGGATTCGAAGCAGCTCATCGCCGCCGAGCCCAATCTGCGGCACGGTCTCGCCGGCGCCCTGCGTGTTCCCACCGACAGCGTCATCTACGCGCCCTGCGCGGCGAAATGGCTTCTCCGGCGCGCCCAACTCATTCGCACCGAAGTCACACGTATCGCCGCCGGCACGGTCAATCTCCGCGACGGCGGCAAGGTCAACGCACCGGCGATCGTCATCGCTGCCGGCGTCGACACCCACCTCCTCCCGGGCCTCTCCGTCCGCCCGCGCAAGGGTCACCTCGCCATCACGGACCGCTTCCCCGGCTTCGTCCGCCATCAACTCGTCGAACTCGGATACCTGAAGAGCGCCCACGGGCACGACAACGAGTCCGTCGCGTTCAACATCCAGCCGCGATCCACCGGCCAGGTGCTCATCGGCTCCTCGCGCCAGTACGAAGCTGGCGGCGCCGAAGTCGAGCCCGCCATCCTCGCCCGTATGTTGCGCCGGGCCGTCGATTACATGCCCGCCCTCGCGCGCCTTCCCGTCATCCGCGCATGGGCCGGTTTTCGCGCCGCCACGCCGGACAGTCTCCCGCTCATCGGCCCGCACCCGTCTCTCCGCGGTGTGTGGATCGCCACCGGACACGAAGGCCTCGGGATCACCACCTCGCTCGCCACCGGCGAGTTGATCGCCGCCTCCATCACCGGCCAACCCCCGCCGATCCCCATCGAGCCGTACCTGCCCGCGAGGTTCGCCCATGCCTGA